One region of Pagrus major chromosome 7, Pma_NU_1.0 genomic DNA includes:
- the LOC140999834 gene encoding poly(rC)-binding protein 4-like has product MRLPACHSHITMNCEQDFGDGGLGVTLTLRLLMHGKEVGSIIGKKGETVKRIREESSARVNISEGSCPERIITITGSTDCVFRAFTMITYKLEEDLTALVANGTISSKPPVTLRLVIPASQCGSLIGKGGAKIKEIRESTGAQIQVAGDLLPNSTERGVTISGNQDSVIQCVKLICTVILESPPKGATIPYRPSPSPAAVLIAGNQVFDASEFAPHPMYSVTQGGLDLQQAYTLQNQYGIPHSELAKLHQLSMQQGLSPIAQPASTIIPGMDSNSQTSQELLIPNDLIGSIIGRQGTKINEIRQVSGAQIKIGSQLDGTSDRHVTITGTPVSINLAQYLITSCLETAKSTAQAATIAAPVDLNMAFTQPASPAASPAPTLATMGALTPAHMLGSPYAAMPLSGLLGVKSVPFLTLSSPAPAVAVTAAPSHTSLAAYTAKISSANCIKKPERQKFAPY; this is encoded by the exons ATGCGTCTCCCTGCGTGCCACTCCCATATCACTATGAACTGTGAGCAGGACTTTGGAGACGGGGGCTTGGGAGTGACCCTCACACTACGACTGCTCATGCATGGAAAG GAGGTCGGCAGCATCATAGGAAAG AAAGGAGAGACGGTGAAACGAATACGAGAAGAG AGCAGCGCTCGGGTCAACATCTCAGAGGGCTCCTGTCCAGAGAGGATCATCACCATCACCGGCTCCACAGACTGCGTCTTCAGAGCTTTCACAATGATCACATACAAACTGGAGGAG GACCTGACTGCATTGGTGGCCAACGGCACCATCAGCTCCAAGCCCCCAGTCACCCTGCGGCTGGTTATCCCTGCCAGCCAGTGTGGCTCTCTCATCGGCAAGGGAGGGGCCAAGATAAAGGAGATCAGAGAG AGCACTGGAGCTCAGATACAGGTGGCAGGGGATTTGCTGCCCAACTCTACTGAGCGAGGGGTGACGATATCTGGGAATCAGGACTCCGTAATCCAGTGTGTCAAGCTCATCTGCACAGTAATCCTGGAG TCTCCACCGAAGGGTGCTACCATCCCCTATCGACCGAGCCCCTCACCAGCTGCAGTCCTCATCGCAGGGAACCAG GTGTTCGATGCGTCAGAATTCGCACCCCACCCTATGTACTCAGTCACCCAGGGCGGCCTGGACCTCCAGCAG GCCTACACTTTGCAAAACCAATACGGCATTCCACACTCAGAG CTGGCCAAGCTACATCAGCTGTCAATGCAGCAAGGCCTGAGTCCCATTGCCCAGCCCGCGTCGACTATCATACCTG GGATGGACTCCAACTCTCAGACATCTCAGGAGCTGCTTATTCCCAATGAT TTGATCGGCTCGATCATCGGCCGTCAGGGCACTAAGATCAACGAGATCAGGCAGGTGTCAGGAGCGCAGATCAAGATCGGAAGCCAGCTGGACGGGACAAGCGACCGCCATGTCACGATCACAGGAACACCGGTCAGCATCAACTTGGCCCAGTACCTCATTACCTCCTG TTTAGAGACAGCCAAATCCACGGCCCAGGCAGCCACCATTGCAGCTCCGGTCGACCTCAACATGGCCTTCACCcagccagcctccccagctgcCTCCCCCGCTCCCACCCTAGCCACCATGGGCGCCCTGACCCCGGCTCACATGCTGGGCAGCCCCTACGCTGCCATGCCCCTCTCCGGCCTGCTGGGGGTGAAGTCTGTCCCCTTTCTGACTCTGTCCAGCCCCGCCCCAGCTGTGGCCGTCACCGCAGCGCCCTCCCACACCTCCCTGGCCGCCTACACCGCCAAAATCTCCTCAGCCAACTGCATCAAAAagccagagagacagaagtTTGCTCCTTATTGA